Proteins encoded together in one Micromonospora kangleipakensis window:
- a CDS encoding acyl-CoA dehydrogenase family protein has product MVRLPTELVPLTEEQQAILELCRQFGRDMIRPAARAVDEADIETPWQVWRAAAQVGITGFMLPAEYGGGGFTDVFTQCLVQEELSAADAAIGNLLTSGGFFADPVLELGTPDQCERWLRPLCTDDPPMTALAVTEPGAGSDSAAIITRATTVDGGYRLTGQKAWISNGGVAESYVVFATLDPALRSRGVTAFLLSRGTPGLSFGAPMRKMGQRAIVNTELFLDDVFVPEADRLGAEGQGFYGLMRTFDISRTVLAASATGLARACLELAVDYARERTQFGKPIIEHQAVGFRLADMAARVDAARLLVWRAARRLDAGLPCTAESAMAKLTAAETAMFCSWAAVQTLGGWGYSREFLAEKWMRDAKLEEIEEGTSDIQRMIIARSLR; this is encoded by the coding sequence ATGGTGCGGCTGCCCACCGAACTCGTGCCGCTCACCGAGGAGCAGCAGGCCATCCTGGAGCTGTGCCGGCAGTTCGGCCGGGACATGATCCGCCCGGCCGCGCGCGCCGTGGACGAGGCCGACATCGAGACGCCGTGGCAGGTGTGGCGGGCGGCCGCGCAGGTGGGCATCACCGGGTTCATGCTCCCGGCCGAGTACGGTGGCGGCGGCTTCACCGACGTGTTCACCCAGTGCCTGGTGCAGGAGGAGCTCTCCGCCGCCGACGCGGCGATCGGTAACCTGCTCACCTCCGGCGGGTTCTTCGCCGACCCGGTGCTCGAGCTGGGCACCCCCGACCAGTGCGAACGCTGGCTGCGTCCGCTGTGCACGGACGATCCACCGATGACCGCGCTCGCCGTCACCGAGCCCGGCGCCGGGTCGGACTCGGCCGCCATCATCACCCGGGCGACCACGGTCGACGGCGGCTACCGGCTCACCGGTCAGAAGGCCTGGATCTCCAACGGTGGCGTCGCCGAGTCGTACGTCGTCTTCGCCACGCTCGACCCGGCGCTGCGCTCCCGCGGCGTCACTGCGTTCCTGCTGTCGCGCGGGACGCCCGGCCTGTCGTTCGGCGCGCCGATGCGGAAGATGGGTCAGCGGGCCATCGTCAACACCGAGCTCTTCCTCGACGACGTGTTCGTGCCCGAGGCCGACCGGCTCGGCGCGGAGGGGCAGGGCTTCTACGGGTTGATGCGCACCTTCGACATCTCCCGCACCGTGCTCGCCGCTTCCGCCACCGGCCTGGCCCGCGCCTGCCTGGAGCTGGCCGTCGACTACGCGCGGGAGCGCACCCAGTTCGGCAAGCCGATCATCGAGCACCAGGCGGTCGGCTTCCGGCTCGCCGACATGGCCGCCCGGGTCGACGCCGCCCGACTGCTGGTCTGGCGCGCGGCCCGCCGCCTGGACGCGGGCCTTCCGTGTACGGCCGAATCCGCGATGGCCAAGCTCACCGCCGCGGAGACGGCGATGTTCTGCAGTTGGGCGGCGGTGCAGACGCTCGGCGGCTGGGGCTACTCGCGGGAGTTCCTCGCCGAGAAGTGGATGCGCGACGCCAAGTTGGAGGAGATCGAAGAGGGCACCTCGGACATCCAGCGGATGATCATCGCCCGGTCGCTGAGATGA
- a CDS encoding acetate--CoA ligase family protein, translating to MNRPLESLFAPASVAVVGASEQPTKWGYWLSVGALTGRERRSVHLVNRRGGALDGVSFAPSLAALGEPVELVVVATPAAQFSSTVDEALAAGAKAVVGITAGLSRAAQAEVAARVRAAGAVLLGPNCMGVADAAAGLRLLWGELPAGDIALVSQSGNLALELGAIARRGGLGFSRFASLGNAADVTAVELLRVCAAHPATRAVAVYLEDVGDGRAFVAAAAAAVDAGTPVVLLTAGRSAEGARAARSHTGALAGDAAVLTAACRAAGVRLVATPTELIEATRVAAIPASVRAAVFPAAPRRLGVVADGGGHGVIAADLAVAARLAVPGFSDDLAARLAALLPPAATTGNPVDLAGGGERDITSYAAVVAAVLESSEVDAVLLSGYFGSYCEQGAGELAAAEGEVADAIAAVVHRTGRPVYVHSMAARSSTAARLAAGGVPVWSAIEQAVAAAVPALRRPGPPELPRPAGAVAGDAYWAGRELLAAAGVAFPPARAVRSRDDALVAAGELGYPVVLKALGLAHKSDVRGVALGLDDAAAVAAAFDDMAGRLAPAGYAIETMVELREGVELIVGARRDPRFGPVLLVGFGGVYAELIADTAVDLAPVDRDGARDLLARLRGAALLAGFRGRPAVDLDALADVIVAVSRVAAAHPEIAELDLNPVLATPHGAVALDCHWELAR from the coding sequence ATGAACCGGCCGCTCGAGTCGCTCTTCGCCCCGGCCTCGGTGGCGGTCGTCGGCGCGTCGGAGCAGCCGACCAAGTGGGGCTACTGGCTGTCGGTCGGAGCGCTGACCGGCCGCGAGCGGCGCAGCGTGCACCTCGTCAACCGGCGCGGTGGCGCGCTGGACGGAGTGTCGTTCGCGCCATCACTCGCCGCGCTCGGCGAGCCGGTGGAGCTCGTCGTGGTCGCCACTCCGGCGGCACAGTTCTCGTCGACGGTGGACGAGGCGCTCGCCGCGGGCGCCAAGGCCGTCGTCGGGATCACCGCGGGGCTGTCGCGCGCCGCGCAGGCCGAGGTCGCCGCCCGGGTACGCGCCGCCGGCGCGGTCCTGCTCGGTCCCAACTGCATGGGGGTGGCCGACGCGGCCGCCGGGCTGCGGCTGCTCTGGGGAGAGCTACCCGCCGGCGACATCGCGCTGGTGTCGCAGAGCGGCAACCTGGCCCTCGAGCTCGGCGCGATCGCCCGTCGGGGCGGGCTGGGCTTCTCGCGCTTCGCCTCGCTCGGCAACGCGGCCGACGTGACCGCCGTGGAGCTGCTGCGGGTGTGCGCGGCCCACCCGGCCACCCGCGCGGTGGCGGTCTATCTGGAGGACGTCGGCGACGGGCGGGCGTTCGTCGCCGCCGCGGCCGCCGCGGTGGACGCGGGCACCCCGGTCGTGCTGCTGACGGCCGGGCGCTCGGCCGAGGGCGCGCGGGCCGCCCGGTCGCACACCGGCGCGCTCGCCGGCGACGCCGCCGTGCTGACCGCCGCGTGCCGCGCCGCCGGCGTACGGCTCGTGGCCACCCCCACCGAGCTGATCGAGGCCACCCGCGTCGCGGCGATCCCGGCGAGCGTGCGCGCCGCCGTCTTCCCAGCAGCACCCCGTCGCCTGGGCGTGGTCGCTGACGGCGGCGGGCACGGCGTGATCGCCGCCGACCTCGCCGTCGCCGCCCGGCTCGCGGTGCCAGGCTTCAGCGACGACCTCGCCGCCCGACTCGCGGCGCTGCTGCCGCCCGCCGCGACGACGGGGAATCCCGTGGACCTGGCGGGCGGCGGCGAGCGGGACATCACCTCGTACGCGGCGGTGGTGGCCGCCGTCCTCGAGTCCAGTGAGGTGGACGCGGTGCTGCTGTCGGGGTACTTCGGCTCCTACTGCGAGCAGGGGGCGGGGGAGCTGGCCGCGGCCGAGGGCGAGGTCGCGGACGCCATCGCCGCTGTGGTGCACCGGACGGGCCGCCCGGTGTACGTGCACAGCATGGCGGCCCGGTCGTCGACCGCTGCCCGGCTCGCCGCGGGCGGCGTGCCGGTGTGGTCGGCGATCGAGCAGGCGGTCGCCGCCGCCGTGCCAGCCCTTCGCCGTCCCGGCCCGCCCGAGCTGCCCCGCCCGGCGGGGGCGGTCGCCGGGGACGCCTACTGGGCCGGGCGGGAGCTGCTCGCCGCGGCGGGGGTGGCGTTCCCGCCGGCCCGGGCCGTGCGAAGCCGGGACGACGCGCTGGTCGCCGCGGGTGAGCTGGGCTACCCGGTCGTGCTCAAGGCGCTGGGCCTGGCGCACAAGTCCGACGTCCGGGGCGTCGCGCTCGGGCTGGATGACGCGGCAGCGGTCGCGGCCGCGTTCGACGACATGGCCGGCCGCCTCGCGCCGGCAGGCTACGCCATCGAGACGATGGTCGAGTTACGCGAGGGCGTCGAGCTCATCGTCGGTGCCAGGCGGGATCCGCGATTCGGCCCCGTGCTGCTGGTCGGGTTCGGCGGCGTGTACGCCGAACTCATCGCCGACACCGCCGTGGACCTGGCGCCGGTCGACCGGGACGGCGCTCGCGACCTGCTCGCGCGGCTGCGCGGCGCCGCGCTGCTCGCCGGCTTCCGCGGCCGGCCGGCGGTCGACCTGGACGCCCTCGCGGACGTGATCGTCGCCGTGTCCCGGGTCGCCGCCGCCCATCCCGAGATCGCCGAACTCGACCTGAACCCGGTGCTCGCGACGCCACACGGCGCCGTCGCGCTCGACTGCCACTGGGAGTTGGCGCGATGA
- a CDS encoding 5-guanidino-2-oxopentanoate decarboxylase, translating into MNSTAGEVLVASLAAHGVDVAFGIPGTHNLEIYRHLTGYGIRHVTPRHEQGAGYAADGYARTTGRPGVAIVTTGPALLNIATAVGQSYSDSVPVLVVSPGMPLHHPQRGTGLLHEMRDQRAAMSTVTRIAHRVTSHAELTEAVAQAFAEFAAERPRPVHLEVPLDLLAERAEVEIAAPLRVARRSPDPSLVAGAADALARAERPGILAGGGARGAAGELRVLAERLGAPVLTTTNGKGVLPEDDPLALGSALHLPAAAEFVGDCDVLLAVGTELAPTDWWYGPPARPASLIRVDIDPAQLLVNARPDLAIAADAAPAVAGLGAALRGVPAREGDRARAWRARLRAQARAEGARWLPWLDAVAAVLARDAIVTADNAMGCYYGALGNLPVRVPAGFCFPTGFGTLGYAVPAAIGAAIGQPARQVLALAGDGGLMFSVQELATAAAEGIPLPVVVFVNGGYGEIRAEMREAGIAPLGVDLAVPDFAALARALGGYGVTVRDPDHLTAELADAFGRPGPSLLLVPEGDAP; encoded by the coding sequence ATGAACAGCACAGCGGGGGAGGTGCTGGTCGCGAGCCTCGCCGCGCACGGCGTGGACGTGGCCTTCGGCATCCCGGGCACCCACAACCTGGAGATCTACCGGCATCTCACCGGGTACGGGATCCGGCACGTCACCCCGCGGCACGAGCAGGGCGCCGGCTATGCCGCCGACGGGTACGCGCGCACCACGGGCCGACCCGGCGTCGCGATCGTCACGACCGGCCCGGCGTTGCTCAACATCGCCACCGCCGTCGGCCAGTCGTACTCCGACTCCGTGCCGGTGCTGGTGGTCTCACCCGGGATGCCGCTGCACCACCCGCAGCGGGGCACCGGGCTGCTGCACGAGATGCGCGACCAGCGAGCGGCGATGTCGACGGTGACCCGGATCGCCCACCGGGTGACCAGCCACGCCGAGCTCACCGAGGCGGTGGCCCAGGCGTTCGCCGAGTTCGCCGCGGAGCGGCCCCGCCCGGTGCACCTCGAGGTCCCGCTGGACCTGCTCGCCGAGCGCGCCGAGGTCGAGATCGCGGCGCCGCTGCGGGTCGCCCGTCGATCGCCCGACCCGTCGCTGGTCGCCGGGGCGGCCGACGCGCTGGCCCGGGCGGAGCGCCCGGGCATCCTCGCCGGCGGCGGCGCCCGGGGCGCCGCGGGGGAGCTGCGCGTGCTCGCCGAGCGGCTCGGCGCGCCCGTGCTGACCACCACCAACGGCAAGGGCGTGCTGCCCGAGGACGACCCGCTCGCGCTGGGCTCGGCGCTGCACCTGCCGGCGGCCGCGGAGTTCGTCGGCGACTGCGACGTGCTGCTGGCCGTCGGCACCGAACTGGCCCCCACCGACTGGTGGTACGGCCCGCCCGCGCGTCCGGCCAGCCTGATCCGCGTCGACATCGACCCGGCGCAGCTGCTCGTCAACGCCCGCCCCGACCTCGCGATCGCGGCGGACGCCGCACCCGCCGTGGCCGGGCTGGGCGCGGCACTGCGGGGCGTACCGGCCAGGGAGGGTGACCGGGCGCGGGCCTGGCGGGCGCGGCTGCGGGCGCAGGCGCGCGCGGAGGGCGCGCGCTGGCTGCCGTGGCTGGACGCCGTCGCCGCAGTGCTCGCCCGCGACGCGATCGTGACCGCCGACAACGCGATGGGCTGCTACTACGGCGCGCTGGGCAACCTGCCGGTGCGCGTGCCGGCCGGCTTCTGCTTCCCGACCGGCTTCGGCACGCTCGGCTACGCGGTACCCGCGGCCATCGGAGCGGCCATCGGGCAGCCGGCCCGCCAGGTGCTCGCCCTGGCCGGCGACGGCGGGCTGATGTTCTCCGTGCAGGAGTTGGCCACCGCGGCCGCGGAGGGCATCCCGCTGCCTGTCGTCGTCTTCGTCAACGGCGGGTACGGCGAGATCCGGGCGGAGATGCGCGAGGCCGGCATCGCCCCGCTCGGGGTCGACCTGGCCGTGCCCGATTTCGCCGCGCTCGCCCGCGCCCTCGGCGGGTACGGCGTCACCGTCCGCGATCCGGATCACCTCACCGCCGAGCTGGCCGACGCCTTCGGCCGCCCCGGCCCCTCCCTGCTCCTCGTCCCGGAAGGCGATGCGCCCTGA
- a CDS encoding Glu/Leu/Phe/Val dehydrogenase dimerization domain-containing protein: MSFLEIVWTDEVTGKRGYLILDRLVRGAASGGLRMREGCTLDEVRDLARGMTLKEAVVYSPGDTYVPFGGGKGGIDCSPYDPEARGVMRRYLAAMKPLLETYWSTGEDFGVRQDVLDEVAAEVGLRSTIEAALRLLPDPEAALALVKAGFAVEVDGVGLADQVGGYGVAEAALAAAERLGLLGAGARAMVQGFGSMGGATARYLARAGVPVVGVCDAQGVVHNPDGLDVERLLLSRDAYGCADRAALRPTDVRLPREEWLTVEAEILVPAAMSYVITESNVVGVRARLVVEAANVPTTPAAEAALAARGVTVVPDFVANVATNAWWWWTLFGDIEPTAQASFAKISTVLRGLVAEMLDRAGSAGVTPRTAALAMSAERAEAVAARFG; the protein is encoded by the coding sequence ATGTCGTTCCTGGAGATCGTGTGGACCGACGAGGTGACCGGGAAGCGCGGCTACCTGATCCTCGACCGGTTGGTACGCGGCGCCGCCAGCGGTGGGCTGCGCATGCGCGAGGGCTGCACCCTCGACGAGGTGCGCGACCTGGCCCGGGGCATGACGCTCAAGGAGGCGGTCGTCTACTCGCCGGGCGACACGTACGTGCCCTTCGGCGGGGGCAAGGGCGGCATCGACTGCTCGCCGTACGACCCGGAGGCTCGCGGCGTGATGCGGCGGTACCTCGCCGCGATGAAGCCGCTGCTGGAGACGTACTGGTCCACCGGCGAGGACTTCGGGGTGCGGCAGGACGTGCTGGACGAGGTGGCCGCCGAGGTGGGCCTGCGCTCCACGATCGAGGCGGCGCTGCGCCTGCTGCCCGACCCGGAGGCCGCGCTGGCGCTGGTGAAGGCCGGCTTCGCGGTCGAGGTGGACGGAGTGGGGCTGGCCGACCAGGTCGGCGGGTACGGCGTGGCCGAGGCGGCGCTCGCCGCGGCCGAGCGCCTCGGGCTGCTCGGCGCCGGCGCGCGGGCGATGGTGCAGGGCTTCGGCTCGATGGGCGGCGCGACGGCGCGCTACCTGGCCCGGGCCGGCGTGCCGGTGGTCGGCGTGTGCGACGCCCAGGGCGTCGTGCACAACCCCGACGGGCTGGACGTCGAGCGGCTGCTGCTCTCGCGGGACGCGTACGGCTGTGCGGACCGCGCGGCGCTGCGCCCAACCGATGTGCGACTGCCCCGCGAGGAGTGGCTCACCGTCGAGGCGGAGATTCTGGTGCCGGCCGCGATGTCGTACGTCATCACCGAGTCCAACGTGGTCGGGGTGCGGGCGCGCCTGGTGGTCGAGGCCGCGAACGTGCCCACGACGCCGGCGGCGGAGGCGGCGCTCGCCGCCCGGGGCGTGACGGTGGTGCCGGACTTCGTGGCGAACGTCGCCACCAACGCCTGGTGGTGGTGGACGCTGTTCGGCGACATCGAGCCGACCGCGCAGGCGTCCTTCGCCAAGATCTCCACAGTCCTGCGCGGGCTCGTCGCCGAGATGCTCGATCGGGCCGGGTCGGCGGGCGTCACGCCGCGCACCGCCGCGCTGGCGATGTCCGCCGAACGGGCCGAGGCGGTCGCCGCCCGGTTCGGCTGA
- a CDS encoding TetR/AcrR family transcriptional regulator, giving the protein MTRGSAEVRLDSLLRTACDVIVERGLANTRTADVARAAGVSQSLVFYHFATKERLLAQAFAYAAEQDLARLDAVVGSAATPLEKLRKILKLYAPTGRSKAWAMWIDGWSESLRVRELEKVSRRLDLRWKEALTEVIAAGVADGSLTCEDARGAAWRICGLIDGLAVQIAVHERVISRRQMADWVRLSAARELGLQPDQLT; this is encoded by the coding sequence GTGACGAGAGGTTCGGCCGAGGTACGCCTGGACTCGCTGCTGCGTACCGCGTGCGACGTGATTGTTGAGCGTGGCCTGGCCAACACGCGCACCGCGGACGTGGCACGGGCCGCGGGTGTCAGCCAGTCGCTGGTCTTCTACCACTTCGCGACGAAGGAGCGGCTGCTCGCACAGGCCTTCGCCTACGCCGCCGAGCAGGATCTCGCCCGGCTCGACGCGGTCGTCGGCTCCGCCGCGACGCCGCTGGAGAAGCTGAGGAAGATCCTCAAGCTGTACGCGCCGACCGGCCGCTCGAAGGCCTGGGCGATGTGGATCGACGGGTGGTCGGAGTCGCTGCGGGTGCGTGAGCTGGAGAAGGTGTCCCGGCGGCTCGACCTGCGGTGGAAGGAGGCGCTGACCGAGGTCATCGCGGCGGGCGTCGCCGACGGCTCCTTGACCTGCGAAGACGCGAGGGGCGCCGCGTGGCGGATCTGCGGTCTCATCGACGGGCTGGCCGTGCAGATCGCCGTGCACGAGCGGGTCATCTCCCGCCGTCAGATGGCCGACTGGGTGCGCCTCAGCGCCGCCCGGGAGCTGGGTCTGCAGCCCGACCAGCTCACCTGA
- a CDS encoding caspase, EACC1-associated type — MKRALLIGVGTYASEALPDLDSPAIDLKDWARLLRDPGLGAFDDVRDRLDEDSHTAQVTLYDFLKSADPHDFLLVYYSGHGRLHDGHRLYLTASDTDPDRIPPTAVPTDELRHWIDECRASELVLILDCCHAGAFGDLKQRGDRSRIVVVSAGATELAHEGDGYKQHALPSAFSGPFLEGLRTGAADRDGNGIISVREAFEYAAVRMVDRERRQTPQMRAAGVGDLILSNAPRRPELIPGDLLALTRSGLASARVLAVDELSNWAHGNHRAREQLVAAFETLETLERDPAERVAARARQALSGRLRVARAEVEDDPGPEPPSDPNWAAGSTFYEVNVRFFYDSDGDGHGDLRGITEKLDYLRRLGMDCLLLNPIMASPSLSDGRAASDFEAIDEGLGQPSHLLELLTLARRQGLRMVLDLVLNHTSDQHPWFEASRSDPDGPYGNFYVWSDTGDDYAEADEPLSSRGAGWTYDGSRRQYYWHRYSKHEPDLNYDAPEVLAAMRDVMDFWLRQGVDGLRLLTVPYLFERTGTSSKGLDETHSYLRELRSWMDSTYPNRIIIAWSEDWPEGASSYFGTEEHPECHLVMYASLMPSLLLAMRRETHRPVSRVLSQMRDQPGDRHWAVFLRNGDEMSLGLLHDRERDELLHTYAPLARMRGAAGIRRRTASLLNDDRGQLELAFALLLSMPGVPVVYYGDEIGMGENLSLPGHLAVHTPMQWAPDRNGGFSVAQPENLPAPLIHESIYGYMAVNVENQLRARSSLLHVVEKLIETRHAWTAFSRPGCRIVRSTNPAVLAFLRGDRDDEVLCLFNFSRYPQTTTLALSSHAGRGPRELMGGAEFPKVQESGEYDLGVAGHGFFLLSLAEAQPSPA; from the coding sequence GTGAAGCGCGCGCTCCTGATCGGTGTGGGCACGTACGCCAGCGAAGCGCTGCCCGACCTGGACTCGCCCGCCATTGACCTCAAGGACTGGGCCCGGCTGCTCCGGGATCCCGGGCTCGGCGCCTTCGACGACGTCCGGGACCGCCTCGACGAGGACTCACACACCGCGCAGGTGACGCTCTACGACTTCCTGAAGAGCGCCGATCCCCACGACTTCCTGCTCGTGTACTACTCCGGCCACGGGCGACTGCACGACGGCCATCGCCTCTACCTCACTGCCTCCGACACGGACCCGGACCGCATTCCGCCGACCGCGGTCCCGACAGACGAGCTGCGGCACTGGATCGACGAGTGCCGGGCCAGCGAGCTGGTACTGATCCTGGACTGCTGCCACGCAGGCGCCTTCGGCGACCTCAAGCAACGCGGGGACCGCAGCCGCATCGTCGTGGTGTCCGCCGGGGCCACCGAGTTGGCCCACGAGGGTGACGGTTACAAGCAGCACGCGCTGCCGTCCGCGTTCTCCGGCCCCTTTCTCGAGGGGCTGCGGACCGGCGCCGCCGACCGCGACGGCAACGGGATCATCAGCGTTCGGGAGGCCTTCGAGTACGCGGCTGTACGGATGGTCGACCGGGAACGCCGGCAGACCCCCCAGATGCGGGCCGCCGGCGTCGGGGACCTGATCCTCAGCAACGCGCCCCGGCGGCCCGAGCTGATTCCGGGCGACCTCCTCGCGCTCACCCGGAGCGGGCTCGCGTCGGCACGGGTGCTGGCCGTGGACGAGCTGAGCAACTGGGCGCACGGCAACCACCGGGCCCGCGAGCAGCTGGTGGCCGCGTTCGAGACACTCGAGACCCTGGAGCGGGACCCGGCGGAGCGCGTGGCCGCGCGAGCGCGGCAGGCCCTGTCGGGTCGCCTCCGCGTCGCCCGCGCCGAGGTCGAGGACGATCCCGGCCCGGAGCCGCCAAGCGACCCGAACTGGGCGGCTGGCAGCACGTTCTACGAGGTGAACGTACGGTTCTTCTACGACTCAGACGGCGACGGCCACGGCGACCTGCGCGGCATCACCGAGAAGCTGGACTACCTGCGCCGGCTGGGGATGGACTGCCTGCTGCTGAACCCGATAATGGCGTCACCGTCACTGAGTGATGGTCGGGCGGCGTCCGACTTCGAGGCCATCGACGAGGGCCTCGGACAGCCGTCGCACCTGCTGGAGCTGCTCACCCTCGCCCGTCGGCAGGGCCTGCGGATGGTGCTGGACCTGGTGCTCAACCACACCAGCGACCAGCATCCGTGGTTCGAGGCCTCCCGAAGCGACCCGGACGGCCCGTACGGGAACTTCTACGTGTGGAGTGACACGGGCGACGACTACGCCGAGGCGGACGAGCCGCTCAGCAGCCGTGGCGCGGGTTGGACGTACGACGGTAGCCGGCGACAGTACTACTGGCACCGCTACAGCAAGCACGAGCCGGACCTGAACTATGACGCGCCCGAGGTGCTGGCCGCGATGCGTGACGTGATGGACTTCTGGCTCCGGCAGGGGGTCGACGGCCTGCGCCTGCTCACGGTTCCCTACCTGTTCGAGCGCACCGGCACGTCGAGCAAGGGACTCGACGAGACGCACAGCTACCTGCGCGAGCTGCGGTCCTGGATGGACTCGACATACCCGAACCGGATCATCATCGCGTGGAGCGAGGACTGGCCGGAGGGCGCCAGCTCCTACTTCGGCACCGAGGAGCACCCCGAGTGCCACCTGGTGATGTACGCCTCGCTCATGCCGAGTCTGCTGCTCGCCATGCGGCGTGAGACGCACCGGCCGGTGTCACGGGTGCTGTCGCAGATGCGTGACCAGCCGGGTGACCGCCACTGGGCGGTGTTTCTCCGCAACGGGGACGAGATGTCGCTGGGCCTGCTGCATGATCGGGAACGCGACGAACTGCTGCACACCTACGCGCCGTTGGCCCGCATGCGGGGCGCGGCCGGCATCCGCAGGCGGACGGCCAGCCTGCTCAACGACGACCGGGGGCAGCTCGAACTCGCCTTCGCGTTGCTGCTGTCAATGCCCGGCGTTCCGGTCGTCTACTACGGCGACGAGATCGGCATGGGCGAGAACCTGTCGCTGCCGGGTCACCTGGCGGTCCACACGCCGATGCAGTGGGCACCGGACCGCAACGGTGGCTTCTCCGTGGCACAGCCGGAGAACCTGCCGGCACCGCTGATCCACGAGTCGATCTACGGCTACATGGCGGTCAACGTGGAGAACCAACTCCGCGCACGGTCCTCCCTGCTGCACGTGGTGGAGAAGCTGATCGAGACCCGCCACGCCTGGACGGCGTTCTCCCGCCCTGGCTGCCGCATCGTCCGGTCGACCAACCCGGCCGTTCTCGCATTCCTCCGCGGCGACCGCGACGACGAGGTGCTGTGCTTGTTCAACTTCTCCCGGTACCCACAGACGACGACGCTGGCCCTGTCCTCCCACGCCGGCCGTGGGCCACGGGAGCTGATGGGCGGCGCCGAGTTCCCCAAGGTGCAGGAGTCAGGCGAATACGACCTCGGCGTGGCCGGTCATGGCTTCTTCCTGCTTTCCCTGGCGGAGGCACAGCCCTCGCCCGCCTGA
- a CDS encoding DUF4190 domain-containing protein, whose protein sequence is MAVILGHIALRETRDGARSGHGMAVAGLVLGYVFVAPMIAFTVMVFFGSVVGAATPTP, encoded by the coding sequence CTGGCCGTCATTCTCGGCCACATCGCCCTGCGGGAAACCCGGGACGGCGCGAGGTCGGGGCACGGCATGGCGGTCGCCGGTCTGGTCCTGGGCTACGTCTTCGTCGCCCCGATGATCGCCTTCACGGTCATGGTCTTCTTCGGCAGCGTCGTGGGCGCGGCCACCCCGACGCCCTGA